A genomic window from Lasioglossum baleicum chromosome 7, iyLasBale1, whole genome shotgun sequence includes:
- the Dab gene encoding DAB adaptor protein isoform X3, translated as MTSVISPCRSVKGSFGIWLPFFKREKDDSRSIRIRRIKMTRNVKNERTRFLGEGVSFKAKLIGILEVSEARGDRMCQAALADLKMAIRAAGEHKQRISVQVSIDGLRLRDEKSGDCLYHHPVHKISFIAQDMSDSRAFGYIFGSPDTGHRFFGIKTDKAASQVVIAMRDLFQVVFELKKKEVELTKQHLEQNAISVIKFHTSGIFVEPTPDTKGAAGSETSLHRTKNANSDLDKQSDRRNESQSGVIADLLDLQFELNSLQQGIHHMDKITPENQPTSGDSIFEADPFGDSFATMKLEDTVRPILPPPPSGSKRGHLDRQQTVPGPQSSVTSSPAATVPTKTPPFQSSVQWFDKETENLFSDNELTSSAKSTPIKKDLEEHLKNPPKKVLKDLVPTSSTDTFPANFSTVSDSLETVQQVRNDLTSKDNQFDDDNFANFDRFDDGEAGQPVCTRSDSSRRSETAAKQAHHQPLAVALPPEDGSASKSPAVSTVSSTIGAASLLSRMDKDSTESMHGLVQLSSPIKSARRKEFDIDLPNNKSQSIDKPFPVDFSATSESPASPLKSCSSDANSRLSSSSAELELVPEPPPRGVANILINPPPLPPKKQGVRGAMKPPPRPPHTEGYFHYDFPEREQPTPIAANERNKSPTKDTKGQFDDNFSPPVPSKSDLIGSMTTPTFEDSFSSMVPTTNLSTFFTSTNTSASTKKAKPSLDITLSQLTSSNLNELANSLGLTVQELTSLTLQQLTECLAILSAKEAHANGSRDATPVAQESATTQSDQPRRYTEGQSFVQSNEQETKYDVTYDKYAVFRELLELEQMEKNEENIMKNSVEEEISDAMKETFDSTESQQDDESKTESLASLVNLTVKLPPSNEDLAKDDSGNVKAEENESSSSLTSEKTQSVEAEGKVRTSITETETVADFLSKQATAEAEEESERRNSITDVEEPEKTSEANEDSDKPVESNAEENGSLTEKAEVKSSVSTSSDRYAALREIIGEPEPLPKQTEEEASNSSCVSPVIPSSIQSKGIAEVELLNLFSDTPPSSSSPKKQPKTEDDSKPMAMDIFEEIKMLSTGTPAVKGTKPLNAQDIFCPFSELKQERDDSKDDGNWAKFDTGLFATERPPCEGPQSITSTSPWSPDGKEFHKESSFKGVYRPSGDSDNEWKDEEESEESNGRTRGDGRFWSGHPPRFNVPAFGERPFYEETGPTSASKRDRSFRERMAKKPRDAAWLKNPSHRPRDPSSWHDEGQWEEELRRYPHRKMPYKDEEDQYEAHWKCRTQPQRWNWSHEPFYDEERKRKLALWNEEDRFGSQESMGYHEEDRWYRRKCERRRWEDDARFWNRRTPGPPDADYPTRESYYYYREGRERPHDYPDTWDEEYGSDRPGDDSPRYNPSGRKRHWPKRPNSANEGRNADIVYAESRTKFGTSRSECSDNDSDPYLRPSQRSRSRESYWGSDQEYDSWAERPYWSEGPETKSESLHRKRIPRHKPRQPHAKTQSPFEDDFAQSVEHVDPSAVESLAVIEPRIRSDMNEQKPPPPSPSSSSKRYAKDLPRKEIQRDYGKRSSYFEDDLTPTASASSDASDRQRLPSDLKATPEELPCDNKDTHQVADGFATEDSGRDSFFNGDLRYDDDAFAFKSELEDNVPDHRATTLPLKNHSRQGKYSAGNNNNNNNNKSRTDQYIRKSESVNIFVRENDPFDDDEFFN; from the exons ATGACGTCCGTGATATCACCCTGCAGATCGGTCAAAGGGAGCTTTGGAATATGGCTTCCCTTCTTTAAGAGGGAGAAAGACGACAGTCGCTCGATTCGAATCAGGCGGATTAAGATGACACGTAATG TCAAGAACGAACGAACCCGATTTCTTGGGGAGGGTGTGTCGTTCAAGGCAAAGCTGATTGGCATATTGGAAGTATCGGAAGCGCGCGGGGACCGGATGTGCCAAGCAGCTTTGGCGGATCTGAAGATGGCAATTCGTGCTGCCGGTGAACACAAACAACGAATCTCCGTTCAGGTCAGCATCGATGGACTACGCTTGCGGGACGAAAAGTCGGGG GACTGTCTTTATCATCATCCTGTACATAAGATATCGTTCATCGCTCAGGACATGAGTGACTCGAGAGCGTTCGGATATATTTTTGGGTCACCGGACACTGGGCATCGTTTCTTTGGCATCAAGACGGATAAAGCAGCGAGCCAA GTGGTGATCGCCATGAGAGACTTGTTCCAAGTGGTTTTCGAACTGAAAAAGAAAGAAGTCGAGCTGACGAAGCAGCACTTGGAACAGAATGCCATAAGCGTTATTAAGTTTCACACTAGCGGTATCTTCGTCGAACCAACTCCAGATACAAAA GGTGCAGCGGGTAGCGAAACATCCCTTCATCGAACGAAGAACGCGAATTCGGATTTGGATAAACAATCCGACAGACGAAACGAGTCGCAAAGTGGTGTAATAGCGGATTTGTTAGATTTGCAGTTTGAATTAAATTCCCTTCAGCAGGGAATCCACCATATGGACAAAATTACTCCCGAAAACCAACCAACATCCGGCGATAGCATCTTCGAAGCTGATCCGTTTGGAGATTCATTCGCAACAATGAAA TTGGAAGACACTGTGCGACCAATTCTGCCACCGCCTCCGTCGGGCTCCAAAAGAGGACATTTAGATCGACAACAAACTGTTCCCGGTCCTCAGTCATCGGTTACGTCCAGTCCAGCGGCGACAGTGCCAACTAAGACGCCGCCATTTCAAAGTTCTGTACAATGGTTTGACAAGGAAACAGAGAATTTGTTTAGCGATAACGAGCTGACAAGTTCGGCGAAGAGCACACCGATCAAAAAGGATCTGGAGGAG CACTTGAAGAATCCTCCGAAGAAAGTGCTGAAGGACCTAGTACCGACCAGCTCGACAGACACGTTCCCGGCCAACTTTAGCACCGTCTCGGATTCGCTGGAAACTGTGCAACAGGTACGAAACGATTTGACGTCGAAGGACAATCAGTTCGATGACGATAACTTTGCGAACTTCGATCGATTCGACGACGGCGAGGCGGGCCAACCAGTATGTACACGATCCGATTCATCGCGGAGGTCGGAAACTGCTGCGAAGCAGGCTCATCATCAGCCGCTCGCAGTTGCTTTGCCCCCCGAGGACGGATCCGCATCAAAGTCTCCGGCGGTTTCAACCGTGTCGTCCACCATTGGGGCCGCTTCGTTGCTCAGTAGGATGGATAAGGACTCTACGGAGTCCATGCACGGTTTAGTCCAACTTTCTAGTCCCATTAAATCGGCGCGCAGAAAAGAGTTCGACATTGATTTACCGAATAACAAATCCCAGTCTATAGACAAGCCGTTCCCAGTAGATTTCTCTGCGACCAGCGAATCACCAGCGTCCCCCTTGAAATCGTGCTCCTCCGACGCGAACTCACGACTGTCCAGCTCTTCCGCGGAGCTGGAACTTGTACCTGAACCACCGCCTCGAGGGGTCGCCAACATCTTGATCAATCCGCCGCCATTGCCCCCGAAGAAGCAGGGAGTTAGGGGTGCCATGAAACCTCCGCCGAGGCCACCGCACACCGAAGGCTACTTCCATTACGATTTCCCTGAACGAGAGCAACCCACGCCCATAGCAGCCAACGAAAGGAACAAAAGTCCAACGAAAGATACGAAGGGGCAGTTCGATGACAATTTCAGTCCTCCCGTTCCCAGCAAGTCGGATTTAATCGGTTCGATGACCACGCCGACTTTCGAGGATTCGTTCAGCTCTATGGTACCTACTACGAATCTGTCTACGTTTTTTACTTCGACGAACACGTCCGCCTCCACGAAGAAGGCGAAGCCTTCGTTGGACATAACTCTGAGCCAGTTGACGTCGTCTAACCTGAACGAATTGGCCAACAGTCTCGGGTTGACCGTTCAAGAGCTGACCAGTCTGACGCTTCAACAGCTAACCGAGTGTCTAGCTATCCTTTCGGCTAAGGAAGCTCACGCGAACGGAAGCAGGGATGCTACCCCTGTCGCGCAAGAGTCCGCGACGACGCAATCCGATCAGCCGAGACGTTACACGGAAGGTCAGAGTTTCGTTCAGTCGAACGAGCAGGAAACCAAATACGATGTCACTTACGACAAGTACGCGGTATTCAGGGAGTTACTGGAGCTGGAACAGATGGAGAAGAACGAAGAGAACATAATGAAGAACAGCGTGGAAGAAGAAATATCTGACGCGATGAAGGAAACGTTTGACAGTACCGAGTCGCAGCAGGACGACGAGAGCAAAACGGAGTCATTGGCTTCTCTGGTGAACCTGACGGTGAAACTGCCACCGAGCAACGAGGATTTGGCGAAGGACGATTCCGGCAATGTGAAAGCCGAAGAGAACGAATCATCTTCCAGCCTGACGAGCGAGAAGACCCAGTCCGTGGAAGCCGAAGGCAAAGTTAGGACCTCGATCACCGAAACGGAGACTGTAGCAGACTTTCTGTCGAAACAGGCAACCGCCGAGGCCGAAGAAGAGTCAGAAAGAAGAAATTCGATAACCGATGTGGAGGAACCGGAGAAGACTAGCGAAGCGAACGAAGACTCGGATAAACCTGTGGAAAGCAACGCGGAGGAGAACGGATCGTTGACAGAGAAAGCGGAAGTGAAATCCTCGGTATCGACGTCTAGCGACAGGTACGCTGCGTTGCGCGAGATCATAGGCGAGCCAGAGCCGTTGCCTAAACAGACCGAAGAGGAGGCGTCGAATTCGAGTTGCGTGTCCCCTGTGATCCCATCTTCGATCCAGTCGAAAGGCATAGCCGAGGTGGAGCTGCTAAATCTGTTCTCCGATACGCCGCCTTCGTCGTCCAGTCCGAAGAAACAGCCGAAGACAGAGGATGACTCGAAACCAATGGCGATGGACATTTTCGAGGAGATCAAGATGTTGAGTACTGGTACACCCGCAGTGAAAGGAACTAAGCCTTTAAACGCGCAAGATATTTTCTGTCCTTTCAGCGAGTTGAAGCAGGAGAGGGACGACAGCAAGGACGACGGGAACTGGGCAAAATTCGACACTGGTCTATTCGCTACCGAGAGACCACCGTGCGAGGGTCCCCAATCGATTACCAGTACGTCGCCGTGGTCTCCCGATGGCAAGGAGTTCCACAAGGAATCCTCGTTCAAGGGAGTCTACCGACCATCTGGCGACAGCGACAACGAATGGAAGGACGAGGAGGAGAGCGAGGAAAGCAACGGGAGGACTCGAGGCGACGGTAGATTCTGGAGCGGTCATCCGCCGCGATTCAACGTTCCAGCGTTCGGCGAGAGACCTTTCTACGAAGAAACCGGACCCACGTCCGCTAGCAAGAGGGACAGAAGCTTTCGCGAGAGGATGGCGAAGAAGCCCCGCGATGCAGCGTGGCTGAAGAATCCCAGTCATAGGCCGCGCGATCCTTCGTCCTGGCACGACGAGGGCCAGTGGGAGGAAGAACTGAGACGCTATCCTCACCGCAAGATGCCGTACAAGGACGAAGAGGATCAGTACGAGGCTCACTGGAAGTGCAGAACACAGCCGCAGCGGTGGAACTGGTCGCACGAACCGTTCTACGATGAGGAGAGGAAAAGGAAGCTGGCGCTGTGGAACGAGGAGGATAGGTTCGGGAGTCAAGAGAGCATGGGTTATCACGAGGAGGACAGATGGTACAGGAGAAAGTGCGAGAGAAGAAGGTGGGAAGATGACGCCAGATTCTGGAACAGGAGGACACCGGGTCCGCCCGACGCGGATTATCCCACGAGGGAGAGCTACTACTACTATCGAGAAGGCAGGGAAAGACCGCACGACTATCCGGACACTTGGGACGAGGAGTACGGTTCCGATCGACCCGGGGACGATTCTCCGAGATACAATCCATCCGGCAGGAAGCGACACTGGCCGAAGCGACCGAACAGCGCTAACGAGGGTCGCAACGCCGACATAGTGTACGCCGAGTCACGCACCAAGTTCGGCACCTCACGATCCGAGTGCAGCGACAACGACTCCGATCCTTATTTACGTCCATCGCAACGCTCGAGAAGCCGCGAGAGTTACTGGGGCAGCGATCAGGAGTACGACAGCTGGGCAGAGAGACCGTATTGGTCGGAGGGACCCGAGACAAAGAGCGAGAGTCTTCATCGCAAGAGAATACCGAGACACAAACCCCGACAGCCGCACGCCAAGACTCAGAGTCCATTCGAGGACGATTTCGCGCAGAGCGTGGAGCACGTGGACCCGTCCGCCGTTGAATCTCTGGCTGTGATCGAGCCGCGGATCCGTTCGGACATGAATGAGCAGAAACCACCGCCACCCAGCCCTTCTTCTTCCAGCAAGAGGTACGCGAAGGATCTGCCCAGAAAGGAGATACAAAGAGACTACGGCAAACGGTCCAGCTACTTCGAGGACGATCTGACGCCCACGGCGAGCGCTTCCAGCGACGCGTCCGACAGGCAGAGGCTACCTTCCGATCTGAAGGCGACTCCCGAAGAGCTCCCTTGCGACAACAAGGACACCCATCAGGTAGCCGACGGTTTTGCGACGGAGGACAGCGGTCGGGACTCGTTCTTCAACGGAGACCTCAGATACGACGACGACGCATTCGCGTTCAAGTCCGAGCTGGAGGACAACGTGCCCGATCATCGGGCCACCACGCTGCCACTCAAGAATCACAGTCGGCAGGGCAAGTACAGTGCCGgaaacaacaataacaataacaacaacaagtCCAGGACGGACCAGTACATCAGGAAGTCCGAGTCAGTGAATATATTCGTCAGGGAGAACGACCCTTTCGACGACGACGAGTTCTTCAATTGA
- the Dab gene encoding DAB adaptor protein isoform X4: protein MTRNVKNERTRFLGEGVSFKAKLIGILEVSEARGDRMCQAALADLKMAIRAAGEHKQRISVQVSIDGLRLRDEKSGDCLYHHPVHKISFIAQDMSDSRAFGYIFGSPDTGHRFFGIKTDKAASQVVIAMRDLFQVVFELKKKEVELTKQHLEQNAISVIKFHTSGIFVEPTPDTKGAAGSETSLHRTKNANSDLDKQSDRRNESQSGVIADLLDLQFELNSLQQGIHHMDKITPENQPTSGDSIFEADPFGDSFATMKLEDTVRPILPPPPSGSKRGHLDRQQTVPGPQSSVTSSPAATVPTKTPPFQSSVQWFDKETENLFSDNELTSSAKSTPIKKDLEESQTKSPQIDVFTELDPLGTGLLKPYVDKKDFFQHLKNPPKKVLKDLVPTSSTDTFPANFSTVSDSLETVQQVRNDLTSKDNQFDDDNFANFDRFDDGEAGQPVCTRSDSSRRSETAAKQAHHQPLAVALPPEDGSASKSPAVSTVSSTIGAASLLSRMDKDSTESMHGLVQLSSPIKSARRKEFDIDLPNNKSQSIDKPFPVDFSATSESPASPLKSCSSDANSRLSSSSAELELVPEPPPRGVANILINPPPLPPKKQGVRGAMKPPPRPPHTEGYFHYDFPEREQPTPIAANERNKSPTKDTKGQFDDNFSPPVPSKSDLIGSMTTPTFEDSFSSMVPTTNLSTFFTSTNTSASTKKAKPSLDITLSQLTSSNLNELANSLGLTVQELTSLTLQQLTECLAILSAKEAHANGSRDATPVAQESATTQSDQPRRYTEGQSFVQSNEQETKYDVTYDKYAVFRELLELEQMEKNEENIMKNSVEEEISDAMKETFDSTESQQDDESKTESLASLVNLTVKLPPSNEDLAKDDSGNVKAEENESSSSLTSEKTQSVEAEGKVRTSITETETVADFLSKQATAEAEEESERRNSITDVEEPEKTSEANEDSDKPVESNAEENGSLTEKAEVKSSVSTSSDRYAALREIIGEPEPLPKQTEEEASNSSCVSPVIPSSIQSKGIAEVELLNLFSDTPPSSSSPKKQPKTEDDSKPMAMDIFEEIKMLSTGTPAVKGTKPLNAQDIFCPFSELKQERDDSKDDGNWAKFDTGLFATERPPCEGPQSITSTSPWSPDGKEFHKESSFKGVYRPSGDSDNEWKDEEESEESNGRTRGDGRFWSGHPPRFNVPAFGERPFYEETGPTSASKRDRSFRERMAKKPRDAAWLKNPSHRPRDPSSWHDEGQWEEELRRYPHRKMPYKDEEDQYEAHWKCRTQPQRWNWSHEPFYDEERKRKLALWNEEDRFGSQESMGYHEEDRWYRRKCERRRWEDDARFWNRRTPGPPDADYPTRESYYYYREGRERPHDYPDTWDEEYGSDRPGDDSPRYNPSGRKRHWPKRPNSANEGRNADIVYAESRTKFGTSRSECSDNDSDPYLRPSQRSRSRESYWGSDQEYDSWAERPYWSEGPETKSESLHRKRIPRHKPRQPHAKTQSPFEDDFAQSVEHVDPSAVESLAVIEPRIRSDMNEQKPPPPSPSSSSKRYAKDLPRKEIQRDYGKRSSYFEDDLTPTASASSDASDRQRLPSDLKATPEELPCDNKDTHQVADGFATEDSGRDSFFNGDLRYDDDAFAFKSELEDNVPDHRATTLPLKNHSRQGKYSAGNNNNNNNNKSRTDQYIRKSESVNIFVRENDPFDDDEFFN, encoded by the exons ATGACACGTAATG TCAAGAACGAACGAACCCGATTTCTTGGGGAGGGTGTGTCGTTCAAGGCAAAGCTGATTGGCATATTGGAAGTATCGGAAGCGCGCGGGGACCGGATGTGCCAAGCAGCTTTGGCGGATCTGAAGATGGCAATTCGTGCTGCCGGTGAACACAAACAACGAATCTCCGTTCAGGTCAGCATCGATGGACTACGCTTGCGGGACGAAAAGTCGGGG GACTGTCTTTATCATCATCCTGTACATAAGATATCGTTCATCGCTCAGGACATGAGTGACTCGAGAGCGTTCGGATATATTTTTGGGTCACCGGACACTGGGCATCGTTTCTTTGGCATCAAGACGGATAAAGCAGCGAGCCAA GTGGTGATCGCCATGAGAGACTTGTTCCAAGTGGTTTTCGAACTGAAAAAGAAAGAAGTCGAGCTGACGAAGCAGCACTTGGAACAGAATGCCATAAGCGTTATTAAGTTTCACACTAGCGGTATCTTCGTCGAACCAACTCCAGATACAAAA GGTGCAGCGGGTAGCGAAACATCCCTTCATCGAACGAAGAACGCGAATTCGGATTTGGATAAACAATCCGACAGACGAAACGAGTCGCAAAGTGGTGTAATAGCGGATTTGTTAGATTTGCAGTTTGAATTAAATTCCCTTCAGCAGGGAATCCACCATATGGACAAAATTACTCCCGAAAACCAACCAACATCCGGCGATAGCATCTTCGAAGCTGATCCGTTTGGAGATTCATTCGCAACAATGAAA TTGGAAGACACTGTGCGACCAATTCTGCCACCGCCTCCGTCGGGCTCCAAAAGAGGACATTTAGATCGACAACAAACTGTTCCCGGTCCTCAGTCATCGGTTACGTCCAGTCCAGCGGCGACAGTGCCAACTAAGACGCCGCCATTTCAAAGTTCTGTACAATGGTTTGACAAGGAAACAGAGAATTTGTTTAGCGATAACGAGCTGACAAGTTCGGCGAAGAGCACACCGATCAAAAAGGATCTGGAGGAG TCCCAGACTAAAAGTCCCCAAATAGACGTCTTCACAGAGTTAGATCCCCTAGGAACCGGTCTGTTAAAACCATATGTGGATAAGAAGGACTTCTTCCAGCACTTGAAGAATCCTCCGAAGAAAGTGCTGAAGGACCTAGTACCGACCAGCTCGACAGACACGTTCCCGGCCAACTTTAGCACCGTCTCGGATTCGCTGGAAACTGTGCAACAGGTACGAAACGATTTGACGTCGAAGGACAATCAGTTCGATGACGATAACTTTGCGAACTTCGATCGATTCGACGACGGCGAGGCGGGCCAACCAGTATGTACACGATCCGATTCATCGCGGAGGTCGGAAACTGCTGCGAAGCAGGCTCATCATCAGCCGCTCGCAGTTGCTTTGCCCCCCGAGGACGGATCCGCATCAAAGTCTCCGGCGGTTTCAACCGTGTCGTCCACCATTGGGGCCGCTTCGTTGCTCAGTAGGATGGATAAGGACTCTACGGAGTCCATGCACGGTTTAGTCCAACTTTCTAGTCCCATTAAATCGGCGCGCAGAAAAGAGTTCGACATTGATTTACCGAATAACAAATCCCAGTCTATAGACAAGCCGTTCCCAGTAGATTTCTCTGCGACCAGCGAATCACCAGCGTCCCCCTTGAAATCGTGCTCCTCCGACGCGAACTCACGACTGTCCAGCTCTTCCGCGGAGCTGGAACTTGTACCTGAACCACCGCCTCGAGGGGTCGCCAACATCTTGATCAATCCGCCGCCATTGCCCCCGAAGAAGCAGGGAGTTAGGGGTGCCATGAAACCTCCGCCGAGGCCACCGCACACCGAAGGCTACTTCCATTACGATTTCCCTGAACGAGAGCAACCCACGCCCATAGCAGCCAACGAAAGGAACAAAAGTCCAACGAAAGATACGAAGGGGCAGTTCGATGACAATTTCAGTCCTCCCGTTCCCAGCAAGTCGGATTTAATCGGTTCGATGACCACGCCGACTTTCGAGGATTCGTTCAGCTCTATGGTACCTACTACGAATCTGTCTACGTTTTTTACTTCGACGAACACGTCCGCCTCCACGAAGAAGGCGAAGCCTTCGTTGGACATAACTCTGAGCCAGTTGACGTCGTCTAACCTGAACGAATTGGCCAACAGTCTCGGGTTGACCGTTCAAGAGCTGACCAGTCTGACGCTTCAACAGCTAACCGAGTGTCTAGCTATCCTTTCGGCTAAGGAAGCTCACGCGAACGGAAGCAGGGATGCTACCCCTGTCGCGCAAGAGTCCGCGACGACGCAATCCGATCAGCCGAGACGTTACACGGAAGGTCAGAGTTTCGTTCAGTCGAACGAGCAGGAAACCAAATACGATGTCACTTACGACAAGTACGCGGTATTCAGGGAGTTACTGGAGCTGGAACAGATGGAGAAGAACGAAGAGAACATAATGAAGAACAGCGTGGAAGAAGAAATATCTGACGCGATGAAGGAAACGTTTGACAGTACCGAGTCGCAGCAGGACGACGAGAGCAAAACGGAGTCATTGGCTTCTCTGGTGAACCTGACGGTGAAACTGCCACCGAGCAACGAGGATTTGGCGAAGGACGATTCCGGCAATGTGAAAGCCGAAGAGAACGAATCATCTTCCAGCCTGACGAGCGAGAAGACCCAGTCCGTGGAAGCCGAAGGCAAAGTTAGGACCTCGATCACCGAAACGGAGACTGTAGCAGACTTTCTGTCGAAACAGGCAACCGCCGAGGCCGAAGAAGAGTCAGAAAGAAGAAATTCGATAACCGATGTGGAGGAACCGGAGAAGACTAGCGAAGCGAACGAAGACTCGGATAAACCTGTGGAAAGCAACGCGGAGGAGAACGGATCGTTGACAGAGAAAGCGGAAGTGAAATCCTCGGTATCGACGTCTAGCGACAGGTACGCTGCGTTGCGCGAGATCATAGGCGAGCCAGAGCCGTTGCCTAAACAGACCGAAGAGGAGGCGTCGAATTCGAGTTGCGTGTCCCCTGTGATCCCATCTTCGATCCAGTCGAAAGGCATAGCCGAGGTGGAGCTGCTAAATCTGTTCTCCGATACGCCGCCTTCGTCGTCCAGTCCGAAGAAACAGCCGAAGACAGAGGATGACTCGAAACCAATGGCGATGGACATTTTCGAGGAGATCAAGATGTTGAGTACTGGTACACCCGCAGTGAAAGGAACTAAGCCTTTAAACGCGCAAGATATTTTCTGTCCTTTCAGCGAGTTGAAGCAGGAGAGGGACGACAGCAAGGACGACGGGAACTGGGCAAAATTCGACACTGGTCTATTCGCTACCGAGAGACCACCGTGCGAGGGTCCCCAATCGATTACCAGTACGTCGCCGTGGTCTCCCGATGGCAAGGAGTTCCACAAGGAATCCTCGTTCAAGGGAGTCTACCGACCATCTGGCGACAGCGACAACGAATGGAAGGACGAGGAGGAGAGCGAGGAAAGCAACGGGAGGACTCGAGGCGACGGTAGATTCTGGAGCGGTCATCCGCCGCGATTCAACGTTCCAGCGTTCGGCGAGAGACCTTTCTACGAAGAAACCGGACCCACGTCCGCTAGCAAGAGGGACAGAAGCTTTCGCGAGAGGATGGCGAAGAAGCCCCGCGATGCAGCGTGGCTGAAGAATCCCAGTCATAGGCCGCGCGATCCTTCGTCCTGGCACGACGAGGGCCAGTGGGAGGAAGAACTGAGACGCTATCCTCACCGCAAGATGCCGTACAAGGACGAAGAGGATCAGTACGAGGCTCACTGGAAGTGCAGAACACAGCCGCAGCGGTGGAACTGGTCGCACGAACCGTTCTACGATGAGGAGAGGAAAAGGAAGCTGGCGCTGTGGAACGAGGAGGATAGGTTCGGGAGTCAAGAGAGCATGGGTTATCACGAGGAGGACAGATGGTACAGGAGAAAGTGCGAGAGAAGAAGGTGGGAAGATGACGCCAGATTCTGGAACAGGAGGACACCGGGTCCGCCCGACGCGGATTATCCCACGAGGGAGAGCTACTACTACTATCGAGAAGGCAGGGAAAGACCGCACGACTATCCGGACACTTGGGACGAGGAGTACGGTTCCGATCGACCCGGGGACGATTCTCCGAGATACAATCCATCCGGCAGGAAGCGACACTGGCCGAAGCGACCGAACAGCGCTAACGAGGGTCGCAACGCCGACATAGTGTACGCCGAGTCACGCACCAAGTTCGGCACCTCACGATCCGAGTGCAGCGACAACGACTCCGATCCTTATTTACGTCCATCGCAACGCTCGAGAAGCCGCGAGAGTTACTGGGGCAGCGATCAGGAGTACGACAGCTGGGCAGAGAGACCGTATTGGTCGGAGGGACCCGAGACAAAGAGCGAGAGTCTTCATCGCAAGAGAATACCGAGACACAAACCCCGACAGCCGCACGCCAAGACTCAGAGTCCATTCGAGGACGATTTCGCGCAGAGCGTGGAGCACGTGGACCCGTCCGCCGTTGAATCTCTGGCTGTGATCGAGCCGCGGATCCGTTCGGACATGAATGAGCAGAAACCACCGCCACCCAGCCCTTCTTCTTCCAGCAAGAGGTACGCGAAGGATCTGCCCAGAAAGGAGATACAAAGAGACTACGGCAAACGGTCCAGCTACTTCGAGGACGATCTGACGCCCACGGCGAGCGCTTCCAGCGACGCGTCCGACAGGCAGAGGCTACCTTCCGATCTGAAGGCGACTCCCGAAGAGCTCCCTTGCGACAACAAGGACACCCATCAGGTAGCCGACGGTTTTGCGACGGAGGACAGCGGTCGGGACTCGTTCTTCAACGGAGACCTCAGATACGACGACGACGCATTCGCGTTCAAGTCCGAGCTGGAGGACAACGTGCCCGATCATCGGGCCACCACGCTGCCACTCAAGAATCACAGTCGGCAGGGCAAGTACAGTGCCGgaaacaacaataacaataacaacaacaagtCCAGGACGGACCAGTACATCAGGAAGTCCGAGTCAGTGAATATATTCGTCAGGGAGAACGACCCTTTCGACGACGACGAGTTCTTCAATTGA